One part of the Drosophila teissieri strain GT53w chromosome 3R, Prin_Dtei_1.1, whole genome shotgun sequence genome encodes these proteins:
- the LOC122622114 gene encoding odorant receptor coreceptor, translating to MTTSMQPSKYTGLVADLMPNIRAMKYSGLFMHNFTGGSAFMKKVYSSAHLVFLLMQFTFILVNMALNAEEVNELSGNTITTLFFTHCITKFIYLAVNQKNFYRTLNIWNQVNTHPLFAESDARYHSIALAKMRKLFFLVMLTTVASATAWTTITFFGDSVKMVVDHETNSSIPVEIPRLPIKSFYPWNASHGMFYMISFAFQIYYVLFSMIHSNLCDVMFCSWLIFACEQLQHLKGIMKPLMELSASLDTYRPNSAALFRSLSANSKSELIHNEEKDPATDMDMSGIYSSKADWGAQFRAPSTLQSFGGNGGGGNGTVNGANPNGLTKKQEMMVRSAIKYWVERHKHVVRLVAAIGDTYGAALLLHMLTSTIKLTLLAYQATKINGVNVYAFTVVGYLGYALAQVFHFCIFGNRLIEESSSVMEAAYSCHWYDGSEEAKTFVQIVCQQCQKAMSISGAKFFTVSLDLFASVLGAVVTYFMVLVQLK from the exons ATGACAACCTCGATGCAACCGAGCAAGTATACGGGCCTGGTCGCTGACCTGATGCCCAACATCCGGGCGATGAAGTACTCCGGCCTGTTTATGCACAACTTCACGGGCGGCAGTGCCTTCATGAAGAAGGTGTACTCCTCCGCGCACCTGGTGTTCCTCCTCATGCAGTTTACCTTCATCCTGGTCAACATGGCCCTGAATGCCGAGGAGGTCAACGAGCTGTCGGGCAACACGATCACGACCCTTTTCTTCACCCACTGCATCACGAAGTTCATCTACCTAGCTGTCAACCAGAAGAATTTCTACAG AACGTTGAATATATGGAACCAGGTGAACACGCATCCCTTGTTTGCCGAGTCGGATGCTCGGTACCATTCGATTGCATTGGCGAAGATGAGAAAGCTGTTCTTTCTGGTGATGCTGACCACAGTCGCCTCAGCCACCGCTTGGACCACGATCACCTTCTTCGGGGACAGTGTGAAGATGGTAGTGGACCATGAGACGAACTCCAGCATTCCGGTGGAGATACCCCGGCTGCCGATCAAGTCCTTCTACCCGTGGAACGCCAGCCACGGCATGTTCTACATGATCAGCTTCGCCTTTCAAATTTACTACGTGCTCTTCTCGATGATCCACTCCAACCTCTGCGACGTGATGTTCTGCTCCTGGCTGATCTTCGCCTgcgagcaactgcagcacctGAAGGGGATCATGAAGCCGCTGATGGAGCTGTCCGCCTCACTGGACACCTACAGGCCGAACTCGGCGGCCCTCTTCAGGTCCCTGTCAGCCAACTCCAAGTCGGAGCTAATTCATAATGAAG AAAAGGATCCCGCCACCGACATGGACATGTCGGGCATCTACAGCTCGAAAGCGGATTGGGGCGCCCAGTTTCGAGCACCCTCGACGCTGCAGTCTTTCGGTGGGAACGGTGGCGGAGGAAACGGGACGGTGAACGGGGCTAATCCCAACGGGCTGACCAAAAAGCAGGAGATGATGGTGCGCAGTGCCATCAAGTACTGGGTCGAGCGGCACAAGCACGTGGTGCG GCTGGTAGCTGCCATCGGCGATACTTACGGAGCAGCCCTCCTGCTTCACATGTTGACCTCGACCATCAAGCTGACCCTTTTGGCGTACCAGGCCACCAAAATCAACGGAGTGAATGTCTACGCCTTCACAGTCGTCGGATACCTAGGATATGCCCTGGCTCAGGTGTTCCACTTTTGCATATTTGGCAATCGCTTAATTGAAGAG AGTTCATCTGTCATGGAGGCGGCCTATTCGTGCCACTGGTACGATGGCTCCGAGGAAGCCAAGACCTTCGTCCAGATCGTGTGCCAGCAGTGCCAGAAGGCAATGAGCATATCGGGCGCGAAGTTTTTTACCGTCTCCCTGGATTTGTTTGCCTCG GTCCTTGGTGCCGTTGTCACCTACTTCATGGTGCTGGTGCAGCTCAAGTAG
- the LOC122620324 gene encoding ubiquitin domain-containing protein 1 has product MGACVCRMNPDNETMSVSSASISRPTSAGIAMGAARKNRPLCHETIRWRSDVPLTEGQLRSKRDEFWDTAPAFDGRKEIWDALRAATTAAEGLDFQMAQAILDGANVSVPNGYLTECYDELGTQYKVPIYCLSYPINIVKEENGRDSPAEYSEPVDGGTDIFLKLRISSTMTDVKLPVYSKDTVGQCKKKLQAAEAVNACCQRWFYSGKLLGDKVPIDECSIHQGYVVQVIVNTEHYNHDNNTCTAHAS; this is encoded by the exons ATGGGCGCCTGTGTGTGTCGCATGAACCCCGACAACGAGACGATGAGCGTCTCCTCGGCGAGCATCTCGCGTCCCACCAGCGCAG GCATTGCCATGGGTGCGGCCCGCAAGAACCGACCGCTCTGCCACGAGACCATCCGGTGGCGATCCGACGTGCCACTCACCGAGGGACAGCTGCGGTCCAAGCGGGATGAGTTCTGGGATACCGCGCCGGCCTTCGACGGTCGAAAGGAGATCTGGGATGCGCTGCGGGCGGCCACTACCGCGGCCGAGGGACTTGACTTCCAGATGGCCCAGGCCATTCTGGACGGAGCTAACGTATCGGTTCCGAATGG CTACCTTACAGAATGCTACGATGAGCTGGGCACCCAGTACAAAGTGCCCATTTACTGTCTGTCATATCCCATTAATATTGTAAAGGAGGAGAATGGGCGCGACTCGCCTGCCGAATACTCTGAGCCCGTGGATGGTGGCACCGATATCTTTTTGAAGCTGCGCATATCATCCACCATGACTGATGTTAAACTACCGGTTTACTCCAAGGACACCGTAGGGCAGTGCAAGAAAAAGCTTCAG GCCGCCGAGGCTGTCAACGCCTGCTGTCAGCGATGGTTTTACAGCGGCAAGCTGCTGGGCGACAAGGTGCCAATCGACGAGTGCAGTATACACCAGGGATATGTGGTGCAGGTGATTGTCAACACGGAGCACTACAACCACGACAACAACACATGTACAGCGCACGCCAGCTAG
- the LOC122619516 gene encoding alpha-tocopherol transfer protein-like encodes MMMLHPTPDQRVSIREELREPEDPADIERDIKLIREWLETQPHLPKDMDDMRLTTFLRGCKFSLEKVKKKLDMYYTMRNAVPEFFSNRDINREELNIVLDYVHCPTLPGITPNGRRITFIRGIDCDFQPHHILDAMKVALMIGDVRLAEESVGIAGDIFILDASVASAAHFAKFSPTVVKKFLIAVQEAYPVKVKEVHVINISPLVDTIFNFVKPFVKEKIRSRITFHNDVESLYKVVPRDLLPNEYGGKAGGVVELNQWWKQKLVDNTQWFKDQEDKKANESLRPGAPKTSDDLFGMEGTFRQLNID; translated from the exons ATGATGATGCTACACCCCACACCCGACCAGCGCGTGAGCATCCGCGAGGAGCTCCGTGAGCCGGAGGATCCCGCAGACATTGAGCGCGACATCAAGCTGATCCGCGAGTGGCTGGAGACGCAGCCCCACCTGCCCAAGGACATGGACGACATGCGGCTCACGACCTTTCTGCGCGGCTGCAAGTTCAGCCTGGAGAAGGTGAAGAAGAAGCTGGACATGTACTACACCATGCGCAATGCGGTGCCAGAGTTCTTCTCCAACCGGGATATCAATCGGGAAGAACTTAACATTGTACTGGACTATGT GCACTGCCCCACTCTACCAGGGATTACGCCCAATGGACGCCGCATCACGTTCATCCGGGGCATCGATTGCGACTTCCAGCCCCACCACATCCTGGACGCCATGAAGGTGGCCCTGATGATCGGAGATGTGCGCCTGGCAGAGGAGAGCGTTGGCATCGCCGGCGACATCTTCATCCTGGACGCGTCGGTGGCCAGCGCCGCCCACTTCGCCAAGTTCTCGCCCACCGTGGTGAAGAAGTTCTTGATCGCCGTGCAAGAGGCGTATCCGGTGAAGGTGAAGGAGGTGCACGTGATCAACATCTCTCCGCTAGTGGACACCATCTTCAACTTTGTTAAGCCTTTCGTGAAGGAGAAGATCCGTAGCCGCATCACCTTCCACAACGACGTGGAGAGCCTCTACAAGGTGGTACCCCGCGACCTCCTGCCCAACGAGTACGGTGGCAAGGCCGGCGGCGTCGTAGAGCTTAACCAGTGGTGGAAGCAGAAACTGGTCGACAACACCCAATGGTTCAAGGACCAGGAGGACAAGAAGGCCAACGAGTCCCTGCGCCCCGGAGCACCCAAGACGAGCGACGACCTCTTCGGCATGGAAGGCACCTTCCGTCAGCTTAACATCGACTAG
- the LOC122621303 gene encoding odorant receptor 83a: MKSTSKEDRIKADSKRRDLFVFVRQTMCVAAMYPFGYYVKGSGVLADLVRVCDLAYELLNYFVSVHIAGLYICTIYINYGQGDLDFFVNCLIQTIIYLWTIAMKLYFRRIRPGKLNEILSNINDEYEPRSAVGFSFVTMEESYRISKLWIKTYVYCCYIGTIFWLALPIAYRDGSLPLACWYPFDYTQPIVYEVVFLLQAMGQIQVAASFASSSGLHMVLCVLISGQYDVLFCSLKNVLASSYVLMGANMAELNQLQAEQSAADAELGQYTYSIEEETPLQELLKVGSSMDFSSAFGLSFVRCIQHHRYIVAALKKIEHFYSPIWFVKIGEVTFLMCLVAFVSTKSTSANSFMRMVSLGQYLLLVLYELFIICYFADIVFQNSQRCGEALWRSPWQRHLKEVCSDYIFFMLNSRRQFQLTAGKITNLNVDRFRGTITTAFSFLTLLQKMDSRE, encoded by the exons ATGAAGAGCACATCCAAGGAAGATAGGATTAAAGCCGACTCCAAGCGACGCGACCTGTTTGTATTTGTGAGGCAAACCATGTGTGTAGCGGCCATGTATCCTTTCGGATATTACGTGAAGGGCTCTGGAGTCCTGGCAGATCTGGTCAGAGTCTGTGACTTGGCCTACGAACTCCTTAACTACTTCGTATCGGTGCATATAGCCGGCCTGTACATCTGCACCATCTACATCAACTACGGCCAGGGCGACTTGGACTTCTTCGTTAACTGTTTGATCcaaactattatttatttgtggaCCATAGCGATGAAGCTTTATTTTCGAAGGATCAGACCTGGAAAACTGAATGAAATTTTGTCCAACATTAATGATGAGTACGAGCCACGTTCTGCTGTAGGATTCAGTTTCGTCACAATGGAGGAGTCTTATCGGATATCCAAGCTATGGATAAAAACCTATGTGTATTGTTGCTACATCGGCACCATTTTCTGGCTGGCTCTTCCCATTGCTTACAGGGATGGGAGCCTTCCTCTCGCCTGCTGGTATCCCTTTGACTACACG CAACCTATTGTCTATGAGGTAGTATTCCTTCTTCAGGCGATGGGACAGATACAAGTGGCCGCATCGTTCGCCTCCTCCAGTGGTCTGCATATGGTACTTTGTGTCCTGATATCTGGGCAATACGATGTCCTCTTTTGCAGTCTCAAGAATGTATTGGCCAGCAGCTATGTACTAATGGGAGCCAATATGGCGGAACTGAA TCAATTGCAGGCTGAGCAATCTGCGGCTGATGCCGAGCTAGGTCAATATACCTACTCTATAGAGGAGGAGACCCCTCTGCAAGAACTTCTAAAAGTTGGAAGCTCAATGGACTTCTCCTCAGCATTCGGGCTGTCTTTTGTACGGTGCATTCAGCACCACCGATACATAGTGGCGGCCCTGAAAAAAATTGAGCATTTCTACAGTCCCATCTGGTTTGTGAAGATTGGTGAAGTCACTTTCCTCATGTGCCTGGTGGCATTCGTCTCGACGAAGAGCACGTCGGCCAATTCTTTTATGCGGATGGTCTCTTTGGGACAGTACCTGCTCCTAGTTCTCTATGAGCTCTTTATCATCTGCTATTTCGCGGACATTGTTTTCCAGAACAGTCAACGATGTGGTGAAGCCCTGTGGAGAAGTCCATGGCAGAGACATTTGAAGGAGGTTTGCAGcgattacatattttttatgttgaaTTCCCGCAGGCAGTTCCAACTAACTGCCGGAAAAATAACCAATCTAAACGTGGATAGGTTCAGAGGG actATCACTACTGCCTTCTCGTTTCTCACCTTGCTGCAAAAAATGGATTCACGAgaataa